The segment TAGCGATAACTTTTTGGCTTTGGCAAGATGGTCATGAATTTGTGCATGCCCTAAGGCACTCTATTTTCAACGTGACATCCGTTTTGACAACAACCGGATTCAATTCCCAAGATTATTCTTTGTGGGGAAATTTCCCCATTATGATTATGTTGGCTCTTTCAATGATCGGAGGTTGTACAGGTTCAACAGCAGGCGGCATAAAAGTCTTTCGTTTTCAAGTCATGTATGCAACTGTAAAAACTCAAATCCTTCAGCTAAGACGTCCTCATGGGGTTTTCATTCCCATGTACAATGGAAAGCCCATTCCGGAGGGAATTTTTCTATCTGTTTTTACTTTTTTTGCGTTATTCGTCACTTGTTTAGGAATCCTTTCTTTATCCCTTTCTTTATTTGAATTGGATTTATTAACCTGTCTTTTTGCTTCCTTAAGTGTACTCAATAATATGGGAACAGGTTTCGGTGACATTTTAGGAGAAACCGGTTCTTATGCGGCTTTACCCACAGGCGCAAAATGGCTTTTAATGCTTGGCATGTTAGTAGGACGGTTAGAATATATTACGATCCTAATTCTTTTTAGTCCCAAGTTTTGGCGTGATTAACTTTTTGATATCAGAGGGATTTCTGGAGAGAGAATCAGTTTATAAACTTTTTGTTCATAAGCAAATTCAATCTTTTGTCGATTAAAGTTAATTTTTAAACGCCGATTAAATTCACGCCCAACAATCCAGCGACTTTTGTCAGGAAGTGTCTTAATTCGTGCTTGAAGAATAACACCTGTCTCGGTGAATTTATCAACGCCCATAATCTCCAACGGTTCTAAAATCATTGCGTCATAACGGGCATCTTGCCGCAATTCTAGATCGACTTCTTTCATCGCTTCGAAAGCCCGATCGATATTTTCAGAATATGAAATTCCAATTTGAAAAAGATAATAGGAAAAATTCTTAGACATATTCGTAATTTTTGTAATGCCGCTGAATGGAATTGTATGGAGATTTCCTTCAGAATCACGTAATCGAACTGTTCTTAGAGAAATAGCTTCCACATTCCCATTTTGACCATCAATTTGAACAATATCACCCACATTAATTGTATCCTCAACTAAAATGAAAATACCTGTGATGATATCTTTAACTAAAGATTGGCTACCGAAGCTGAAAGCGATACCAATAACACCAACACCTGCTAAGAGGGGAGTAATATCGAGATTAAGTTCAGCAAAGATAATCAAAGCAACCAGCGCAAATAAAATAAACCTTGTTGTATTTTGAACGAGAGGTTTTATCGTTAAAAGCCGCTGTTTTTTAGCTGTGCCTCTTTGATGTTTAGCAGAACGGTTGAAAAGTCGATCTATAATATATTCATTGGTTTCCCATACAAAAATGCTTAAGATAAAAATCAATAGAATATTTAAAAACGCAGATGGTAATCCTTCAATTTCAGAAAAGAAATCAAATACTTCAAGATCCCATATTTCTAATGATAAGAAAAGAAGACTAAAAATAATACTCAAACTAATAAGCAGGGAAAAGAAAATCGTATAGAAACCTTTTCTCGGTGCTATGTGAGGTAAATGATGTGTCACATGGCCCATAAATGTCCGAACAAATTTAGGAATCTTTAAGACCAAAACATAAGAAATTGTAATTAAAAATGCCGTACCAATAAATGAAAAAGCAACAGTTTTGACATTATTAATTCTTTGGAAAAACGTGGTAATTCCAAAAAGACATACATAGAGGCTTGCCCAGACATGCCAACTTCTTGCAACAGTTGAGGAAAATGGTTTTTGTCGATTTACACTTTGCTCTTGCCGTAAAAGCCACTGGCTTACACGATTGCGCATCACATAAATAAACCATAAAGTTTTAAAGCAAGCGATGAAAAGCATGCTTTTAATCACAAAAGAGTAAAAAATTGTAGGACCTTTTAAAAGTAAAATAAGTTCGCTGAGAGTGATTCCAACGACCATCAAGAATGTTACTAAACGCAAATAACGATAACTAAGAAGAGCTGTAGAATCATTAATTTTAATTAAACGAAGTTCTTTCCATTTTGGTGAAAAAATTAGCTGGAAAAGAAAAAGAGAAGATTCATAACTTACCAAGGATATCATTAAAAGAAAGGTAATCGGTACCATCATGCCTTTAAGAGAGGAATTGGAAGCAAATGTAAACATTGCAATTGTCATACTTATAATCGCAAAACCACTTATTATTCTTTGAATAATCCTTATTTTTTTATTTGAAAGTTTTGTAAAATGGGACGAATTATTTAGATGCTTATACGCATAATATCCCATCCAACGGATACTTCTATTGATAATAATACCAAGCCCCAAGATAAGAAAAATATCCTTAATGGCATAAATAAATTCGCTTCGATAAGATGAGTCATTAAAAAGAGCGAGGATTTCCGCAAAAGTCTTTTCACATTCACTCAAAAATTCAATAATCTTCTCTGAAATAGAATGAATTATCTCTGAGATTTTTGAAAGGGCTAAAGGCGCAGGTTCACTTTCAGCTTTTGTTTTTGCGGCGATCATTGTTCGAAGTTGCGAAATGAATTCCTTACGAGCACTTTTGCTCTCAAGTGTTTTGAGTAATTTTTCTAAAGCATCAGTTTCAAGGTCTTTTGGTTTTTGATCTGGTTTTAAATTCTCAAAGTCAGAGATATCTGCTTGCACAGAAGAGAAACTACTTAATATTAAACAAAAAAAAGTGAGACCAAAAAAAGTATTAAATAACTTTTTCATTAATTACTCCTGCTTCTCTGGCTATATGACATACAGCTAATCCTGCAATGGCAGCTGTTTCTGCTCGTAAAATTGTTTGTCCTAAACTAACAGACTGAATGAATTTATACCGTGAAAATAAGTCAAATTCTAGAGAACTAAAGCCTCCTTCTGGGCCAACAAGCAAGGAAAAGTCAGGAGAGGAGAGAGGCCCTATAATTCGCTGTATAAGACTTGGAGAATTTAGCCGTTCATCACTCATAAATACTATTTTTTCTAGGGGCCATTGGCTTAAAAAAACAGGGAGAGTTATTAAAGGATGAATGGTGGGGTGACATAATCTTTCGCATTGTTCTGCGGCTTCAATAACAATATTCTTGATGCGATCTCTATTAAATTCACGGACATGTGTATGCTCTGTAAGAATGGGGATAAGTTCTGTAACTCCCAATTCAACGGATTTTTCAATTAAGAAATTAAGTCTGGCTTGTTTTAAAGGGGCAAAAATCAATCTCAAGTCTTGCTTTTGAGGTTGAGCTTTTAAGTTCTGTTTTATTTCTAGAATGCATGATTTTTTAGTAAATTCTATGATTTCTGAAAGCCATTCACCGTCTTGACCATTGAAAATTCTTATAAAATCACCCTGTTCTTTTCTTAGAACATTTTTGAGATAATGAGTTTTATCTTTATCAAGCTCTAGAGGTTGATTGTTTTTTAAGGGCTCTAATGTATAAATCCGACAAACATTTTTCATAGTTAAAT is part of the Candidatus Paracaedimonas acanthamoebae genome and harbors:
- a CDS encoding mechanosensitive ion channel produces the protein MKKLFNTFFGLTFFCLILSSFSSVQADISDFENLKPDQKPKDLETDALEKLLKTLESKSARKEFISQLRTMIAAKTKAESEPAPLALSKISEIIHSISEKIIEFLSECEKTFAEILALFNDSSYRSEFIYAIKDIFLILGLGIIINRSIRWMGYYAYKHLNNSSHFTKLSNKKIRIIQRIISGFAIISMTIAMFTFASNSSLKGMMVPITFLLMISLVSYESSLFLFQLIFSPKWKELRLIKINDSTALLSYRYLRLVTFLMVVGITLSELILLLKGPTIFYSFVIKSMLFIACFKTLWFIYVMRNRVSQWLLRQEQSVNRQKPFSSTVARSWHVWASLYVCLFGITTFFQRINNVKTVAFSFIGTAFLITISYVLVLKIPKFVRTFMGHVTHHLPHIAPRKGFYTIFFSLLISLSIIFSLLFLSLEIWDLEVFDFFSEIEGLPSAFLNILLIFILSIFVWETNEYIIDRLFNRSAKHQRGTAKKQRLLTIKPLVQNTTRFILFALVALIIFAELNLDITPLLAGVGVIGIAFSFGSQSLVKDIITGIFILVEDTINVGDIVQIDGQNGNVEAISLRTVRLRDSEGNLHTIPFSGITKITNMSKNFSYYLFQIGISYSENIDRAFEAMKEVDLELRQDARYDAMILEPLEIMGVDKFTETGVILQARIKTLPDKSRWIVGREFNRRLKINFNRQKIEFAYEQKVYKLILSPEIPLISKS
- a CDS encoding 16S rRNA (uracil(1498)-N(3))-methyltransferase; its protein translation is MKNVCRIYTLEPLKNNQPLELDKDKTHYLKNVLRKEQGDFIRIFNGQDGEWLSEIIEFTKKSCILEIKQNLKAQPQKQDLRLIFAPLKQARLNFLIEKSVELGVTELIPILTEHTHVREFNRDRIKNIVIEAAEQCERLCHPTIHPLITLPVFLSQWPLEKIVFMSDERLNSPSLIQRIIGPLSSPDFSLLVGPEGGFSSLEFDLFSRYKFIQSVSLGQTILRAETAAIAGLAVCHIAREAGVINEKVI